From the genome of Ailuropoda melanoleuca isolate Jingjing chromosome 5, ASM200744v2, whole genome shotgun sequence:
accACCCCACAAAAACACTAGTAGACTAAAAATAACAGCATTCGATGGATGTATACTCtcatttgctttcattatttaaaaagagaaaatgaatgaactaagcattcaagaaattagaaaaaggatgAGAAGGAAATCCCCAACAGAAAGGTTAGTAAAGAAATaaggataaaagcaaaaataaatgaatcagaacacagaaaaagtGACATTAATAGATCCAAGAATGAAACATTTGTAAATAAGCCTATTAAAAACCACAAACCTGTAAGCACTCTGGCGGCTGGAGTCATGGCAAGCCAGGCATTTAGAAAGTTTCTTCCCCTCTTTGATGGAGTTTTAGTTGAAAGGAGTGCAGCTGAAACTGTAACCAAAGGAGGTATTATGCTTCCAGAAAAATCTCAATGAAAAGTGTTGCAAGCAACAGTAGTAGCTGTTGGATTGGGCCCTAAAGGAAAGGGTGGAGAGATTCAACCAGTTAGTGTGAAAGTTGAGGACAAAGTTCTTCTCCCAGAATATGGAGGCACCAAAGTAGTTCTAGATGACAAGGATTATTTCGTATGTAGAGATGGTGACATCAGAAAGTATGGGGACTAGAATCATTATTAACATGGCATGAAGTGAAGTTGCTCATTCCAGTGAAATCTTTGGTCatgtaaattattttcatgtctctcttttataataaactaatagtatccaaactaaaaaaaaaaccaaaaaaacaaaacacaatccccccccccccaaaaacctACGGTAAATCCGactgagagaaaacatttaaaaattgtaaatgacAAATAGCAGATGAAGAAGTAAGTATgctaccaaaatttaaaaaaatctcaacgACATTGATGATTTTCTGGGAAAGAACCTGTAATTCCAAAATTCATTCAAGAAGTAGCAAACTTGGTGGGgcccccggctggctcagttggtggagtccagttcttggtctcagggttgtgagttcaagccctatgttgggtgtagagattaaagtgttttaaagaaaGGTAGAAAACTCTAAGTGAACCAGTCCTAAAGGAAATAATGGAAAAGGCTATCAAAGAATCATCTCCAGAAAGGCTCAAGTAATTCcgtagtattttaatttttaaaaagtatttactaCAAGTGTATGAATTCTAACTTTTCCATTTGGAAtatacagagaaatagaaagaaaaggtgaGAATCACTCCCTTTTCATTATCTAAATacactgttgacattttattacttccaacttttaatattttaagtctGTTTTACATGGTTATTATattctaaaaatacttttataggctgtttaacatttaaatgtattaaaaacttttcattttgttataagCCTTTCATAAGATGAATTACATCTACACATTGTTTGAGGGAAGAAGTACTACCCTACAGAAGAGCTGGGACGTTCACATGAGACACAACGTGCTGGATGCTGGACACAACTGGTGTTCCACAAATGGCAGCTGTGATTGTCAGAGTTTGCAGAGGACGTTTCCTTTCGCTacatcatttaattaatttataatgagTATTTCTATCTCACAACACAATTTCCTCTTTAGGAAGAATGGGTAAATCACATGCTTCCCAGAGAGGCCAAgcgtgaatttttaaaaaaaaaatatttaaagaaggggagagagagagagcgtgcacacaccagccagggtggtggtgggggagtgcagagggagactgttaagcaggctccatgcccagcacctAACTGACTTGGGGCttggctcgatttcatgaccctgctatcatgacctgagccaaaatcgagttgggacgcttgaccaactgcgccacccaggggtccctccaGAAATGTATTCTTGCTCCTGGGAGAGAATCCTCCCGCTTGGCTGGTTTTGTTAAGAAGGcagagtcaggggcgcctgggtggcacagcggttaagcgtctgccttcggctcagggcgtgatcccggcgttatgggatcgagccccacatcaggctcctccgttgggagcctgcttcttcctctcccactccccctgctgtgttccctctctcgctggctgtctctctgtcacataagtgaataaaatcttaaaaaaaaaaaaaaaaaaaagaaggcagtcAGGCTGAGCATGgttgaacagttttttttttgtatctaaaGGGAGGTGTTCTGTGTCCCAACACTCAGAGACCCATGCAGGGCCAGGATCCTGAGTGATAGAAAGAACAGCAGTGAACTTAGATTTGGGTGGGGGTCTTTCGTATTAGGCATTTGGCCTACGGGGCATAGACATGAAGGGTGGATTAATATCAGtgctcccacctccaccctctctacctccacatttctttctttcttcttcttttttaaaaaaatattttatttgctttattagcttgagagaaagtgagagagcaagagagctcagagggaaagggagcagactccccgctgagcagagtcCTGccgtggggcccaatcccaggaccctgatcacgacctgagctgggcttccctgagccacccaggcgtccccccacCTCACAGTTCTTTAAATCGTGCTTTCTCGCTTCATGTTTTCACTGCCTTTGCTTTGGCTTCCTGTTTGCAGTTAGTTTTTCTGGCATCTCtggcctttctccttccccctgttTATCCCAGACCCTCACATATTCAGAGCTTTTTCTTCTCACCTCTCCCCAATCTCCCATCTGGGTCTCACCTCCCAGCCTTCCCGCAGCTGCTCCTGTCACTAAATGCCTCAAATCTCAAAGCTGCCCTTTCTGAGCTGcacctctgccttcagccccaGGCCTTCTCACTCCGACGTTAGTGTGGGACCCTGTCATGTGCGTTGTGTTCATCTCACCCGAAGAACTAGTCTCCACAGGTTTGGCTTGAAGCTACTACAGCTGACATTTGATAATTACCTATAAATTccatttaaggaaaattttaaagtggCTTTCCTCTATCTTCAGGTGTGCAAGTAcacacttttaaatttatttatttatttattaaaaagattttatttatttatttgtttgacagagagagacagccagcgagagagggaacacaagcagggggagtgggagaggaagaagcaggctcatagcagaggagcctgatgtggggctcgatcccaggactccgggaccacgcccccagccaaaggcagacgcttaacgactgagccacccaggcgccccaattttaaatttattttttaatctaaatctTTAAGCTCTTGTTAGCAAAAAGCCCTTTCTTCAGAGAAAATCTTATTGGGGGCCAGTGTGTAAGACTACGGTGGAACTCTTGGTGGCAAGTTGGCCTGGAACCTGCAAGCCCAAGAAGCCCTTAGGGAAGGGCAGGGCTCACACAGGTAGGGTGAGGGAGGGGCCGGAGACCACGGGGAGCTGTGTGGCAGTAGACCGTGTCTAAACACACTGTAGTGATAATCTGTTCCAGTCAACTCTTGCCTTGTGGGAATATGCCATCTAGTGTTGCCACATCATGCATTTTTGTAAGAGAATCCGGAAAGTCAGATTTTACGTGACAtcaccagatttttaaaaagtggaaataattggggcacctgggtggtgtagtcagttgggcatccgatttttgattttggttcaggtcatgatctcagggtcatgagatgaagccttgcattgggctctgcactcagcgcagagtctgctgggaactcgctctccctctccaaatagataaataaaccttaaaaaaacagctttaaaaaattgaaataattttatatattattgaaaaaaaataccatatgggAAAAATACACATGCAGGCCAAATACATCCCACTGGCCTGTTTGGCATCTCTGGTGGAAGATGTGAAAGGTCACTGGAATGTGCATGAGCCATCCTCTTGCTCTACCCCACTGATCTTTCCTATCTACACAAATCGTTCATCCCAGATTACACAGTGGTTTTCGTATTCACAATGTTTTCAGCATAGATAATTGATAGGCTGATGTCTTTTATCAAGTTAACCtaaaattcaggattttttttatgtAGATGAGATGTTAACTCTAAATTCACACTTCAGATAAGATCCTTACTCTAACTCCAAAGAAAATaggggggagaagaagggaggggagaggaacagCAGCCGTCTCTACGACCTCCGAGTACATATCCATGGATCACTGAGGGTTCCTGAGCCCTTGCTTCAGAGAAGGAAGTTTGAGAATGTGGAAGGACATGCTTGTTTGGTAAGCTGTCAGGTGATCACCCGTCTCAGCCTCCAGAAGTATTTTCAAATGACTGTTGGAAGTGCACTGGTGATCACAGAATTCCCCACATCCCTGTACTTTCAGGAATGCGTGCCAATGAACAATCAccagggcttctctccagtgtggatccGCTGATGTACAATGAGGTGTGAGCTCCGCCGGAAAGCTTTCCCACACACGTCACactcatagggcttctctccagtgtggattctTCAGTGTCCCAGAAGATGTGAGCTGTAACTGAATGCTTTCCCGCACACATCACACTCATAAGGCCTCTCTCCACTGTGGATGCGCTGGTGTCCCACCAGAGCTGAGCTGTGactgaaggccttcccacactcgTCACACTCATAGGGTTTCTCCCCACTGTGGATTCTCTGGTGATGGAAGAGGCCTGAGCTCTGGCTGAAGCTTTTCCCACACTCACTGCACTGGTacggcttctctccagtgtgaactctctgaTGCTGAATCAGATGTGAGCTCAGACAGAAAGCCTTCCCGCAGTCGCTGCACTGGTAcggcttctctcctgtgtgggTCCTTTGGTGTCGAACAAGGCCTGAGCTATAGTGAAAAGCTTTCCCACACTCATTGCATTGGAaaggtttttctccagtgtggGTCCTCTGATGCTGAACAAGGTGTGAACTGTAATAAAAGGCTTTTCCACACTCATCACACTGATAGGGTTTTAACCGGTTATGGCTTCTCTGATGGTCAATAAGTTGTGAGCTCTGGATGAAAGTTTTGCCGCACACGTTACATGAATAGGGTCTTTCTCCAGTGTGGATTCTTTTATGTCTAATGAGGCTTGAGTTTTGAGTGAATCTTCTCCCACATTCATCACACTTATATCTTCTCTCAGTTGAAGTGTTTCTTTGATATCCTTTTATCCATCCTTCATGTTCTTGGGTTTCTCCACATTCAGGGACCTTTCCGTTCATTTGGCCAGATGACTTTTTTGAAGATTCCATATCTATAGTTAACCCCTGCTTTTGAATCAGTTCTCCTTTCTCAATTCCCACATCAtctgaaacaaaaaggaaagacatcAAATATCAATGAAATATACAGGAAATAAGATTAAACACATATATTAGAAGCACACAGCTTAACTATACCAGCAAAATAGTTTGACAACACTtgaggaagaaagcaggagaTTACAAAGGAAGGGAGGGCTAGCAGTGTCTGGACTGGCAGGGCAGGATTTGGGCAGAGTGGAGACAAGTCAAGGAGGAGTAAATcaacagcagaagaaaagatcTGAGACGAGAACAGGTTCTGAGGGAAGGACAGAGCAGAGTAGAGAGAGATGAAGGAACAGGACTGTgggaggagcagaaaggaagCCACAGGGGCCAGTGCTGATGTGGAACCATGAAGCAGTTCTGTG
Proteins encoded in this window:
- the LOC105234350 gene encoding zinc finger protein 397-like, producing MAAVFLPWAPEEPEGLFRVNNKKCPAKVQGSDPQWSSPNSQELFRQRFRQFCYKETPGPREALSQLWVFCCEWLRPEIRSKEQMLDLLVLEQFLTILPKELQAWVQEHHPESGEEAVAMLEDLEKELDEPGQQVSTQTCAQEVLSETSEPLDPAKEATCLQPQPMEIPLKDDVGIEKGELIQKQGLTIDMESSKKSSGQMNGKVPECGETQEHEGWIKGYQRNTSTERRYKCDECGRRFTQNSSLIRHKRIHTGERPYSCNVCGKTFIQSSQLIDHQRSHNRLKPYQCDECGKAFYYSSHLVQHQRTHTGEKPFQCNECGKAFHYSSGLVRHQRTHTGEKPYQCSDCGKAFCLSSHLIQHQRVHTGEKPYQCSECGKSFSQSSGLFHHQRIHSGEKPYECDECGKAFSHSSALVGHQRIHSGERPYECDVCGKAFSYSSHLLGH